One Nicotiana tabacum cultivar K326 chromosome 23, ASM71507v2, whole genome shotgun sequence genomic window, CCCACCAGCACAGGAACCGGGTAACTCTGCCCATCAAGGCTAAGGCAGATGGAAAGAAATCCTTTGTCTCTGCTGGGATTTGAACCCTAGTCTCTAAGGTTTGCACCCACTTCATAcaccactaggccacaccctttTGTGTTACAAACCCAATGTTAAAATTAACATTGTTGAGCTAGATCTCCTTCAACAATCTAGACGCAAGTCATGAGTCTAAGTCAAGCAAACAAGTCAGTCTATCCCTAAGAAACGAGATATCATACACAGGAAATTGCTCTGAAAGAATGAACCCTCAATAGGATGAGTTTCAAAGAGAAAATACTGACTAAGAATAGTATTCAAAGTATAACAAACATATGCTAAGAATAGTTCCAGGATATATCAGGAGATTTTCATCCAAACCTCGACTTCACAGAGGAATCAAACCACTGATGTTTTAAAGCAAAGGTCATGTTAAAACCCAAAAGGCTTGAGTTACATTCAGGCCCAACAACAGAAATATCATCAGTTGCAGTAAGTATGAGAATAAAAGAAACATGTACATCAGTTAGTAGTAGAAACTACATTACCTTTGATTCCGGAGAGCCAGCTTGCTTAAGCCTCGTGTGGAGGAGCGCATTATGCTCAAGCGATACTACATCATCCCTCAAAGTGGCTATTGCAGGAGCATATGCATGTAATTGCAACTTCAGTTCTCCAATTTCTCTCTCCATTTTATTGATTTTTCCTTTCACCTGCTCAATCTCCGAGCTTTTGGAAGCATTTTCACCTTCGACTCTCCCGCAAAACTTAGTTAACTCATCCATCTTGTTTTCCAGTAACACTTCTCGAATGGAGGAAATCTGGAAATCAAAATaaactgtttctgcttctgcCTCCCATAATCCAAACTCATAGTCTTTCTCCTGGAGCTCCGAACTTAGGCAGTCTTCTCTGACTCGTTGCTCTTCAATTTCTTCATGCAATTTATTTAATTCGCCCACCAAATTCACGTTCGCTTCTTGAAGGCGTTCAATTTCCTTGTTCTGAGTTGTATTCTCTCTCGATATTTCAATTATCTTCTTTTCTAGATCTTCATTCATCTTCGAGGATTCTAGACAGTCAGCCTTTAGTGCATCCAGAGCCCTACACAATTCTGAGTTCAAACTTTCAGATGCTTTAAGCTTCTCTCCTGCTTTCAAAAGCCCGGCTTCCTGCTTGCCAAGAAGTTCTTTTCCAGTTGATATTTCCAGCTTCAAATGATCATTAGATTCCTTGACCTCATGAAGCTCATTTTCTAACCTTTGAACTGATTTCTTCAGAAGTAGGTTATCAGTTTCCTTCATTTCCAGCTTCTCGTTAAGTACATCCATCTCCTTCTCAAAGTCAAGGATAACACAATAAAGTTTGCGCATATCTTCGTAAATGGACTTTAGCTCATCAGGTTTTCCAGTACCATAACTCTTCAAAATGGTAGAGAAATTACCAAGAGTTAGTGTCTCAAGTAGAAAATCATCATTTTCCTGCTCCACTACCCCTTTCTCCTCCTTGATCTCTGAGAGTTTTGTCAACAATGTTTCGTTCTCATGAAGTACTTGAGAGTATTTCTTTTGTAATTCAAGGTAAGCTGTCTGCAACTCGTCATGCTTGACACAGAGAGTCCGAACCTCCACCTCAAGTATGGCAGTTAGTTGACTACTGCTGCTCATTTCTGACTGCAATTTCTTGTTCATCTCTACTAGGTCATGATTGTCTTTTTGCACTGTTACCAGCTTCTCTTCCATGATATTAAGCTCCTCCTCCACAGATTTCATCATCGACTCCACTTCCAGGCCCTTTGATTTCATCTCCGCAAACAGAGTTAAAAGAACTGAATTTTCGACCAACAACTGCTGCTTATCATCCTCATACATTCTGAGGGAACATTTCAGATCCTCAACACTGCCCAAGATATGATCCAGGaaagtttgttcattttccaCCTTATCTTCAGACACAAGGTGAGAGTCATTTTCAAAGGCCCTGAAAACTTGATATATCACCATTCTCAACCTTCCAATTTCATCTACCAAAATCTCTGCTTCAACCTGCTGTTCAAGGCTctcattctctacctctaaaataaGTTTGTCAGCGAATTTCAATGACTCAATATGTTTCTGACACTCAATCAAGAGAGAATAATTCTTTTCTTCCATATCTTGTAAAAACTTCTGCAGGATGAAAATTTCAAACTGGGATTTTAAAGCTCTGTTaaattcttcttcaaattctttctttctcCACTTACTCTCTTCCTGCAGGTGATGGATATGGTTTTCCATGTAAATTAATCGGGTCTCACTCTGATGAGTAATGTTGGTCCTTTCTTGTTTCTCCATTTCAACAGAAACTCTAAGTTCTTCAACTTGTAGCTGTTTTACTAGTTTCTCCTTCTCTAGGCAAGCATACCTTTCTTCGAAAACCATAAATGTTGTCCCCAGTCGCCGTTCAACTTTTTTCAACTGAACAGCTAGGTTACCTCTTTCAGCAAGAATATTGGACTTCTCATTCATCATAAATTGGCATATCTCTTCTAAACCCTTGGCCTTTTCCCTTAGACCTTCAAGTTCAGCTTTTGCACCAAAACAAGAGTTCTCGAGAACATCATTTTTCTCTAGGAGTTTCTGCATGTTCTCACTTACAATTTGCAACTGAGAGGGAGCAGCTTTTTCAGTGGCAAGAGTAGATTTCTCTCCATTTAGAATTTGACAAGACTCTTGCAGTGCTCTCATCTTTTCCTGCGATCCCTGCAATTCACCATTTGCATCTGAGAGGGAACTCTGTAAAGTAGCCGTCTTCTTCAAAAGTTCATCCATGTCCTCCAACTTCTTGTGGAGGACTTCTTTCTCGCTTCTGGTCTTCTCACAGATTATCCTGAGCTTTGAGTTCTCTTCATGCAAGCTCTTTATTGAAGAGTTGATACATTCAGGGTTTATACCTGTGGCCTTCACTTGCTCTACTAAAGCCTGATAGCTACTGTTTAGGTCCTTGGTTTCCTCTTTCAAACATGAAATCTCTTGCTGAAGGTTGTTACTTAGTCCAACTTGTTGAGCAACCTCCTCTTCAAGtttctccttcatcttcttcaagctAAGGATTTCATTTTCCAGATTCTTTATCGAATTGGTTGAGGATAATTTCAGTTCATTCAGGCTCTTATTTTCATCCTTCAATCGCTTTAGTTCACCTTCCAACCTATTTTTGCATGTTTCCATGTCCTTCAACAGCTCAAGACCATTTTTGAGTTCCACGGTCAGAGCTCTCTGCTCTTCTTGTGATTGACAGTGCAAATTCTGAAGAGCCTGAAGGGTGGCTTCAATTTGTGCATGTCTTAAGTGCTCATTTCGCATATCAACTTGAATTTTCTCCAACTCCATCTGCTTCTTAGAGAGTTCTTGATCTTTCGTTGCGATCTTCGTTGCCAAATTATCTGCTTCTCGGCACAATGAATGATTTGACACCTCCAGCACAACACACCTGTCCTCAGCATTTTTAAGCTTTGCAGCTCCTATTGAAAGCTCACCATTAAGGCGTTTTACATCCTCTTGGGCACAAGATAGTTCATTCTCAAGTTTGGATATTTTACCCAGACAGTGTTTATAGTCACGGACAGCAGCTTCTTTGTTCTCACTTAGCTCCATCAGAACAAATGTCAGTTTCTTGATCTCAGCTTCAGCTCCATCAGCTCTGTCCTTAAGCGTTCTGGATTCTTCCTGAGCCACCAAGAGATTTTTCTCAAGGTCAGATATGTTTACCATGCATAGCTTATATTGATGATGGACGGCATCCTTTTCAAACACAAACTTAGAGATCTCATTCCTAAGATTCTGAGCTTCGGTTTCTGCCTTAATTGCATGCTTATTTAGTTCTTTTGTACCTTCAAGTGCTTGACTAACATTAACTTCCAAATTAGATATCCTTCCCAGATATTCCTTATGTTTGCTCAAACTGGCATCTCGTTCAACCTCTAATTTGATAAGGGATTCCTTCTTCTTTTGAACTTCATTTTCAGCTCTGCTAGCTCGTTCACTGAACTTCGTGGAATCTTTCTGTGCACTATTGAGCTCCCT contains:
- the LOC107775799 gene encoding protein NETWORKED 1A-like → MATLLHSDTRRLYSWWWDSHIPKNSKCLQENLTEMDAKVKSMIKLIEEDADSFARRAEMYYKKRPELMKLVEELYRAYRALAERYDHVTGELRQAHKTMSEAFPDQVPFLLAEDSPMRSSTQYTEPHTPGEWCPIHASSDTDNLQQDVMGLTPSSIHAARKIGTYTGDSDKGTSEWGLKQLFEMFGAGEEMLKNSKFLEGKLSKGLNRNTEEKEKRSHNQVSELSDENENLKAKILVQSEHVSEAEAEVRNLKEALAGMQAEKETTFIQYQQCLEQLSAAERELNSAQKDSTKFSERASRAENEVQKKKESLIKLEVERDASLSKHKEYLGRISNLEVNVSQALEGTKELNKHAIKAETEAQNLRNEISKFVFEKDAVHHQYKLCMVNISDLEKNLLVAQEESRTLKDRADGAEAEIKKLTFVLMELSENKEAAVRDYKHCLGKISKLENELSCAQEDVKRLNGELSIGAAKLKNAEDRCVVLEVSNHSLCREADNLATKIATKDQELSKKQMELEKIQVDMRNEHLRHAQIEATLQALQNLHCQSQEEQRALTVELKNGLELLKDMETCKNRLEGELKRLKDENKSLNELKLSSTNSIKNLENEILSLKKMKEKLEEEVAQQVGLSNNLQQEISCLKEETKDLNSSYQALVEQVKATGINPECINSSIKSLHEENSKLRIICEKTRSEKEVLHKKLEDMDELLKKTATLQSSLSDANGELQGSQEKMRALQESCQILNGEKSTLATEKAAPSQLQIVSENMQKLLEKNDVLENSCFGAKAELEGLREKAKGLEEICQFMMNEKSNILAERGNLAVQLKKVERRLGTTFMVFEERYACLEKEKLVKQLQVEELRVSVEMEKQERTNITHQSETRLIYMENHIHHLQEESKWRKKEFEEEFNRALKSQFEIFILQKFLQDMEEKNYSLLIECQKHIESLKFADKLILEVENESLEQQVEAEILVDEIGRLRMVIYQVFRAFENDSHLVSEDKVENEQTFLDHILGSVEDLKCSLRMYEDDKQQLLVENSVLLTLFAEMKSKGLEVESMMKSVEEELNIMEEKLVTVQKDNHDLVEMNKKLQSEMSSSSQLTAILEVEVRTLCVKHDELQTAYLELQKKYSQVLHENETLLTKLSEIKEEKGVVEQENDDFLLETLTLGNFSTILKSYGTGKPDELKSIYEDMRKLYCVILDFEKEMDVLNEKLEMKETDNLLLKKSVQRLENELHEVKESNDHLKLEISTGKELLGKQEAGLLKAGEKLKASESLNSELCRALDALKADCLESSKMNEDLEKKIIEISRENTTQNKEIERLQEANVNLVGELNKLHEEIEEQRVREDCLSSELQEKDYEFGLWEAEAETVYFDFQISSIREVLLENKMDELTKFCGRVEGENASKSSEIEQVKGKINKMEREIGELKLQLHAYAPAIATLRDDVVSLEHNALLHTRLKQAGSPESKCVDVVVHPDESSDEKLIEDQPVMTKDILDLRELRIRIKAVEKVVEERNKPILEVSSYNKCGRDSAESEIEALKSRRSSDLEKHEHAERRSLRNEHGDGHNRQKMKPKSFDGRNSIRMKDIPLDHVSDGSPQRARRRGSSEADRAVDQMLELWETTEGCSPNQSVKDLKKWANYPTEGTIGYNRFRDLDWRSNHPTTEAEMEKELGVDKLELSMNSSDASHETTKRILERLASDAEKLMSLQMTVDNMRRKLHTNRKARKAKNVDFEAAKEELQEIELTVVQLVNLNAHLMKNVEESTLLTAESKEVMNIKLKRVSEQARKGSEKVERLQLEVQKLHYMLLKLDDEKKSIARSRFSRSNAGIVLKNFIHIGKRNGEKRKKVHLCGCFATSSSSSNRYYI